The Listeria cossartiae subsp. cossartiae genome includes the window ATAAATAGAATAAGAGAGGGATAATGATAATGGTGAAAGTAGCTTCAAGTACAAGCGCGGCAAAGGCAGCTGTATCTGGTGTAATATCAGTTTCTGTTAATAGAGGTGAACAAGTTTCTCTAGAGAAAAGTAATATCTCCAGTATGGAATCTGGGGAAAAAATCAACAATCAATTATTAAAAGATTTGGTAGATTTAGTAGAATGTGTTCAATTCCAAAGTCGAAAGTTTCCAAAAATTGCTGAAATGATGGATTTGCAAGATAAGCAAATTAAATTTTAAGGGATGAAAAAGTTGAGAGAGAATACAAATGATAACGAGCGTGCAGCATACAATCAACGAATTATAGAAAAAGAGAATCAGTTGGATAAGATGAAAGAAAATCGAAAAGAAATAGAAAAATCACTTTATCAATTAGATGAAGATTTTCGAAGAGGATTTCATCAATTAAGAATGTTGAATGACGAAAATATAAGAGAAGAAGATAATAAGACATTTCAAGAAGCTCAAAGAAATGAAGAATCGGAAAGAGGCTTTCGACTAAAGGTACAAATTGCTCGAGAACAGTTTTCCTATGTTTTTCAAAAGGAAATCCATCGAATCGATGACGAACGAGAAGAATTATACAAACAAAGGAGTGAGATTCCTTGGGATTGATTTATTCAAGCAGTGATTCAGAAAAACTAATGCAAGCTCTTTCTAAAAATCTAGCTAGTAGTAAAGAAGTAATCAGCCAGTTAAAAGGCGGAAGTCAAAAAATCATTCGAGCTGTAGATGGGCGCACACTATCGGGAACGGCCTATACTGCTGGAAAAGGCTTGTTCACGGATATTATCTTGCCCTTGATTGCAAAGGTAACTTCAGCTTGTGACACTCTTGAACAGGAGCTACATAAATATAAGACAGCGGATTCGATTGTTTCAAGTGAGGGTTTCTTGAATGAAGATAATTTACAGGAACAAATCGAAACTAAGAAAGACCTACAAAAATCGATAGACCGTACTGCAATGCTTATGAATATAATGATGAAGACAAGCATAATTGCTACTTTATCAGATACAGCATCAGAGCATATAAGAGAATTAAATCAAATGTCAGACAGTCTGCAACAAGATATTTATGAGTTGCAAAGAAAGATAGAACGTCTGTATGAATTTGATGCGCAAACTAAAGGCCTTTTTAAGAATAGCTTAGATGAAATGAAACTGGCTATGCAAGGTGTGTTGGTTTTAAATAACACGACTGTGAATAGTGATGGGACATATCAATTACCTGCGGGCGTGGATAAAAGCTGGTTTACAGAACTGAAAAGTGAAGAACAGCAACAAGAGATGGAAGAGAATGAAAAGAAAATTGCTATTAAAGAGTTGAATGAATTATTTGAGAAGAATCCGGCAATGGCTATTGAAAAAATTAAAAATAATGATCGTTTATTTGGCTATGTAATAGGAGCTTTGGATAAGTTCCCAGAAGGTATTCAAAATGCGGCTTTAGGAATTTTTATTGCACAAGAGAGTTGGAATAAACTACCGAAAGACGTTGCTACAAAAGTTTTAAATAGTTCTAAATTTGCTTCGTATCTTAGTAATGCACCACTGCCAACACAAGCAATTGCGTATAAAGGACTAATAAAATTAAACGAAAAAGGCTGGAGTGTACTTGCACCAATTGGATATGCGACTAAAATCTTATCCAAAACTAGTGAAGGAGCTAAACTCATTGCAGGTTCTAAGGTAGGTTTGGATTTATTTAAAAAGTTAAAACCAGTTTCTGAATTTGTCAAAGCGCATCCAGTCGCGAAAGAAAGTATTGGTTATGCCGGAGATGGGTTAAGTGTAATTGCTTATGCTTATGATGAATTCACCAACCCAGAAAGCCCAGCATATGGAGATGAGAGTAAAGCGGTGTACGGGGGGATTAATTTATTTATGATTAATGTAGGGCCGCTTGAAGGCGTACAGTATGGTGGACCTGTAGGTGCAGTCGCAGGAACATTTAATACTCTTTGGCAGTTTGGGAAGTATAATTTAATTAATTATTTCCCCAAAATATCTCCAGGTGGAAAAGATAGTTTTGGATGGAATAAAGAAAAAGATAAGCGTACTTGGTTGGATAAGCAATATGAAAAGTATGGAAAGCATGAAACTATTCCAATTAATAAAGAATATCGAACAGGAGTTCAACCACAAGGTGGAAGTCCTAACTTTAATCCAAATGATAATAAAAACCAAGAAACAAATACAGGGATAGATGCTAATAAATCTCCCTATGAGAATTGGGGTATAAAATGAAATTAACAAAAATTCTGTTCAACAAAGATATTCAAGAAACTGTCCAAAAAATCAGCTTTAATCAAGCCAGCCAAGTAATTAACAAAAAAACGATAGAAAAAACAATGAACCAAAAAATGTTGCTTATGAGATACCTTGTCTTTGTAATTATCGTAGGCATTGAAATCCTATTAGCAAGCACATTCTCGGGTTGGGTTGTTAGCAGTCCGGTTTTTGCATTAATAGAATGGGCCGTTGTTTTAGTCACAATCATTTATTTTTTCAAGATAAATTTAAAAAGTTTCTCGGAAAACTATTTATCAAGATTTTATTCATGTTGTTCTATTATTTTTAGTATGGTATCGGTTATTTTTTCACTGGGATTATGGTTTGTATTCGGAGCATTTTCAGCGGGAATAAAAGAAGAATATATGGCGCAAATTGTTATACAAACTATTAGTGCAGTTGGTGGCGTTATACTGGTTAGCTTTGCAATCTACAAATATTTGCAATACCTCGAAATAAGCGAACTAGCAGACTTTGATTCAACAATTAAAATTCCTTTATGGGGAAAAATTATTGATAAGTCCTTAATTTATGGCATTGTGATTGTTATAGCAGGTGTGCAGATTTATCGAATGAATAAATTTTGGCTTTTAAATGACGACTCATGGATTTCTACAATGTTAGTTCCGCTGGGGCAAATATTGTTAATGGCTATTGTTGTATTTTTATTGGTAGCTATTCCCGTGCGATTTTTTTACCCAGATTTTGTCAAAAGTTACTTACTTCAAAAATATACAGAAGCGTTTCGTAAAGAACATGGTTTCACTGAAAAACAATGGTACAGCGAATAAATAAAAAAGAAGTCCTCAATCGAGGACTTCTTTTTTTCTACAACTTCAACCATGCACACTAGCAAACTCCGCATCACGCAACTCGACGCGACGGATTTTCCCAGAATCGGTTTTCGGTAATGCCTCAACAAACTCAATCCGGCGTGGGTATTTATATGGAGCCGTTTGTTCTTTCGTAAATGTTTGTAATTCATGCACAAGCTCATCGGTGCCCTCATAGCCATCTTTTACAACGATAAAAGCTTTTACGACGGTTCCGCGGATTTCGTCAGGGCTTGCGACAACAGCGACTTCTTTTACGGCTGGGTGATGTGTAAGCGCGTCCTCTACTTCAAACGGTCCAATGGTATACCCGGAGCTAATAATAATATCGTCATTCCGGCCTTGGAACCAGTAATAATTATCTTCATCGCGAATCGCACGGTCACCAGACACAAAATAATCACCACGAATCGCTTTTTGCAAGCGTTCGGGTTCCTTATAGTACTCTTTAAAAAGTGCCGGGAAGTCTCTACGCATCGCGATATCGCCAATCTCACCAACGCCGACTGGATTACCGTCCGCATCAATAATCGCCATGTATTCAGGCATAATCGGTTTGCCCATCGAACCAGGGCGAATCGGCGTATCGACAAGCGTCCCAATCAAAAGCGTGCTCTCCGTTTGGCCGTAACCGTCACGAACTTTAACGTCAAAATTATCTTGGAAAACTTGAATTACTTCGCGGTTTAAAGGTTCGCCCGCTGATACGGCACTACGAAGCGCACTTAAATCGTGTTCGCGCAAATTGTTCACTTTTGCCATTAAACGATATTCTGTTGGCGTACAACATAGCACGTTGATTTTTTCTTCTTCCAGTAAATGAAGTTGTTTTTCAGGAATAAAGCGACCGTTGTAAATGAAGCCAGTCGCGCCTTTTCCAAGTACAGAAAGGAACGGCGACCAAACCCATTTTTGCCAACCAGGACCAGCTGTGGCCCAAACGATATCGTCTTCGTGAATATCTAGCCAATGATCGGCCGCAATACGAATATGCGCGTAACCCCAACCGTGGATATGTACAACACCTTTAGGATTACCCGTTGTTCCACTCGTGAATGCAAGCAGACAAGCGTCATCGCGAGAAGTTTCTACGCGTTCAAACTCGGTCGAAGCAGCGTCCATTAATGTTTCATAATGATCCCAGCCCGATAATTTATCGCCAACAATGATTTTTTTCGAAACAGAAGGGATGCTTTCAATTTTATCAAATTCGGCAGTCATTCCATTGTAAGAAACGATTGCTTTTACGTTTGCGTGGTGGATACGGTATTCTAAGTCGTGCGCTTTCAGTAGCTCGGATGCCGGGATAATAATGGCACCAGCTTTCCATAAGCCCATATAAATAGCGTAAGTTTCTAGTAGTCTAGGTGTCATCACAATAACATGGTCGCCTTTTTTAATGCCGGCATCTTTTACAACATTGGCAAATTTGTTCGCTTGTTCCAGCAAGTGGCGGTAGCTCCATGTTTTTGTTTCATTAAGTTCGTTTTTCCAAATTAAAGCGGTTTTTTCAGAACTAAATTTAGCAATCTCGTCAGTAATATTATAAAGTTCTGGAGCGATTAAGTTTTCTGAATTCATAATGACTCTCCTTTATAAGTAGATTGTATATTTTGATAATTTTGTTTTAGTACCTAGTATTAATATATGGTAATATAAATGCTCCGTGAAAGCAACTAAAGTGTTCCTGTGAAAATTTGAGCAGATTGTTCTTACATCTAATCCAAGCTATGCTAAAATAGCTATAAGTGACTTTTTAGAAATGAGGTGCATAGATGGAACGAGCTTTCTTTATGCAACAAGCGCTTGAAGAAGCCGAGAAAGCACGAGAAATTGGGGAAGTTCCAATTGGTGCAGTCGTTGTTTTAGATGGAGAAATTATTGGCCGGGCGCACAATTTGCGTGAAACGAGCCAAAATGCGGTAACCCATGCGGAATTACTTGCCATTCAAGACGCGTGTAAACATCAGAATTCATGGCGACTTAGCGGTGCAGAACTGTACGTCACGCTAGAACCATGCCCGATGTGTAGCGGCGCCATTTTACTTTCGCGGATTGAAAAGGTTTACTACGGGGCAAAGGATCCAAAAGCCGGCACAGCGGGATCATTAATGAATTTGCTGCAAGATGACCGATTCAACCATACGTGTGAAGTAGAAGCTGGATTAATGGAAGCCGAAAGCAGCGAAATGTTAAAAAGTTTTTTCCAAGAACTGCGAAAACGGAATAAATTAAATAGGTCTTAATGCTCATTATGCGAAATGATACTTTTATGAAAGTTATTGTGAAATAAAAAGCAATAAGCCTTACCAACATTTACAGCCAGATAATAATTGCAAAATTTATCACAATCTAGCAAAAACAAAATAACATCGAAAGTACTAAATAAATTTGTCGCAAAATAGGATAAAATATACTCCAGATAGAACTCATTATAAAGTAAAAACCTTTCTTAACTAGTTCCTAAATCTTTGAAAAATAACGATTACATATTAGTATATTATGCTTTGTGAATTACAGAGCAACTGGAGACGTCACTTTGGGCGGTTTTTCACAAGATTTTTAAGAAAGAAGCACAAATCAAGGAACGAAACAGTAATTTTCAGCTTAAAAAGGAGGAGAAAAGGGTGGATAAACTATTTTTAGCCCGTTTTCAATTCGCATCAACAACGATTTTCCATTTCTTATTTGTACCACTTTCAATTGGACTTGTATTTATGGTTGCTCTTATGGAAACGTTGTATGTCGTGAAGGGGAAAGAAATTTACAAAAAAATGTCGAAGTTTTGGGGACACATTTTTCTTATTAACTTCGCTGTCGGTGTCGTAACCGGTATTATTCAAGAATTCCAGTTTGGGATGAACTGGTCGGATTACTCAAGATTTGTTGGGGATGTATTCGGTGCACCACTTGCAATCGAAGCGTTACTTGCATTCTTTATGGAATCTACGTTTATCGGACTTTGGATTTTTGGTTGGGACAAACTTAGCAAAAAGCTTCATTTAGCTTGTATTTGGCTAGTTTCAATCGGGACAATTATGTCTAGTTTCTGGATTTTAGCAGCGAACTCATTTATGCAACATCCGGTTGGTTTTGAATTTAAAAATGGCCGCGCTGAAATGAATGATTTCTTGCAACTTATTACTAATGGACAACTACTTGTGGAATTCCCGCACGTTATATTCGGGGCATTTGCTACTGGGGCCTTTTTCATTGCCGGTGTCAGTGCGTATAAGATGCTCAAAAAACAAGATGTCGCCTTCTTTAAACGATCATTCCAAATTGCAATGGTCATGGCGGTAATCGGTGGTTTTGGTGTGGCTTTCAGTGGTCACTCGCAAGCGCAATACTTGGTTAAAACACAACCAATGAAAATGGCAGCAACGGAAGGGATATGGGAAGATACAGCCGATCCAGCTCCGTGGACGATGATTGCCAAAATTAACCCAGAAGAGAAGAAAAACGAATGGGAAGTCAATGTCCCATACGCGCTAAGTTTCTTATCTTACGGTACGTTAACTGGTAGCGTAGAAGGTATGAACACGCTGCAAAAACAATATGAAGAAAAATATGGTGAAGGTGACTACATTCCACCAGTTAAAACAGCATTTTGGAGCTTCCGTATCATGGTTGGCGCTGGTATGTTAATGATTTTATTCGCGCTAATCGGTATCGTGCTTGCTTGGAAGAAAAAACTCGTTAATGCAAAATGGTATTTACGTTTGATGATTCCAATGATTGGCTTCCCGTTCCTAGCGAACTCAATGGGTTGGATTATGACAGAAATAGGGCGACAACCATGGGTAGTTTTCGGTTACATGAAAACCGCTGATGCTGTATCGCCAAACGTTTCAGCAGGACAAATTTTATTCTCGATAATTGCGTTCTCGACGATTTATACAATTTTAGCCATTCTGTTGGTTTACTTGTTTATACGTGAAATTAAAAAAGGACCAGACGGACACAAACCAGAAAAAGCAGAGATTTCCGTAGATCCGTTTGATAAGGGGGATGAAAGCTTTGTCACTAAATGAGTTATGGTTTTTATTAGTCGCCATCTTGTTCATTGGATTCTTCTTCCTTGAAGGTTTTGACTTTGGTGTTGGGATGTCTACACGTTTTATGGCTAGAAATGCACTGGAACGCCGCGTACTTGTTAATACGATTGGGCCGTTCTGGGATGCAAATGAAGTTTGGTTATTAACTGCTGGGGGCGCGATTTTTGCCGCTTTCCCTAACTGGTATGCAACGATGTTTAGTGGTTATTATATTCCACTAGTATTCTTATTACTTGCGCTAATTGGCCGTGGTGTTTCGTTTGAATTCCGTGGTCAAAAAGATTCGGCACTTTGGGTAAAAACGTGGGATTGGGTTATTTTCTTCGGTAGTATTTTACCGCCATTCCTATTTGGTGTATTATTCGCTAGTTTGATTCAAGGTATGCCAATTAATAGCGATATGGATATGTACGCTGGATTCTTTGATTACATTACCGTATTCTCCGTATGGGGTGGCGTGACGATTACGCTTATGTGCCTACTTCACGGATTACTATTTATTACTTTACGTACAGAAGAAGATATTCAAGATCGTGCTCGTCGCATGGCGAAACGTGTTTGGTTTATTACTGTGCCAGCTTTAGTCATCTTTGTTGTACTTGCTTACTTCAATACAGATATGTTCCAAGTTAGACCTGTACTTGTACCACTAATGATTGGAATTGTAGTCGTAATGTACGTGCTATCCGCTCTTTTCATCTGGAAAGATCGCGATATTTTGGCATTTACATTCGGCGGACTTGGAATTGTCTTCACGATTGCAACAATTTTCGTGTCACTATTCCCACGTGTAATGATCAGTTCTATCAACAGTGCGTTTGATTTAACGATAGAAAATGCAGCTTCCGGACAATATTCGCTTAGTGTGATGACGATAGTTGCCGTTACGCTATTGCCGTTTGTTCTTGGTTACCAAATTTGGAGCTACTATGTTTTCCGTAAGCGCGTTTCTAGTAAGGAGAAAATGACGTATTAATGGGAAAAGATTTAAGGAACTACAAAGGAATTAAAAAAATAATGGCGATTCTCGCAGTTTTCACGCTAGTTCAAGGTGCTGCGATTATCGTGATGGCGATAACTTTAGCTCGTGCAATCACGGATTTATTTCACGAGCAGCCATTTCAATCAGTCACAATACAAATAGGTCTCTTCGCGGGGGCCTATTTCTTGCGTCACTTTTTGAACGTATGGAAAAAACAAATCGTTTATCGCTATGCTGCGAAACTGGCGAAAACGATGCGGGAAGAGTTGCTGGATAGCCTGTTTGCGCTTGGACCACGTTTTGCTCGAGCAGAAGGAACTGGGAAAGTTGTAACGATGGTTATGGAAGGCGTGGCGGATTTCCGGAATTATCTGGAACTGTTTTTACCTAAAATGATGAACATGGCAATTATTCCTGCGATGATTTGGGTTTATATAGCATTTCAGGACTGGACGTCTGCTTTTATTTTAATGATTACTTTGCCGATTTTAATTGTATTTATGATTATTTTAGGATTAGCTGCGAAAAAACAAGCTGATTCGCAGTTTGAAACGTATCGCGTGCTGTCCAATCACTTTGTAGATTCGCTAAAAGGACTGGAAACACTGCGATATTTAGGGCTCAGTCATGACCATGAAGGAAAAATCGCTTCGGTTAGTTCGCGTTACCGCAAAGCGACAATGAAAACGTTGCGTGTGGCGTTTATGTCTTCGTTTGCGCTCGACTTCTTTACGATGCTTTCGATTGCGCTCGTTGCGTTATTCCTTGGTCTTGGTCTCATTGACGGCAATATGAACTTGCCGATTGCGCTAAGTGTCTTAATTCTTGCGCCAGAATACTTTTTACCAGTTCGTGAAGTTGGCTCGGATTACCATGCCACGCTTGACGGACAAGAAGCTGGCCGCGTCATTCAAGGGATTATTGACCAAGCCAAAGCAGATAAACCTGAAATGGCCGCGCTGCCGCTAACAACTTTTGCTGAAAATACCGAGTTTTCGTTTGAAAATGTCACTGTGAAACATGGCGCAGATGATGCCGATTCGCTTCATGAGGCCAGTTTTACGGTAAAAGGTTTTGAAAAAATTGGGATTATTGGCGCGACGGGTGCTGGGAAATCAACGCTGATTGATGTTTTGAGCGGCTTTCTGGCGCCAACTTCTGGAGATTTTCGTTGGAATGGGGAAAGTGGCGCGGCGCTTGCTTCGAATGATTGGCAAACCCAAGTGACTTACATTCCGCAACATCCGTATCTTTTCCATGATACAATCGCTGGAAATATTCGCTTTTATCATCCGGATGCTTCTGCGAAAGAAATGGAAAAAGCGGCTGAATCAGCTGGCTTAAACAAGCTTGTAGCTGGACTAGAAGATGGCTATGATACGCTTGTCGGGGAAGCTGGGCGGATGCTGAGTGGTGGACAAGAACAACGTGTCGCGCTTGCTCGAGCATTTTTGACAGATCGTCCGGTTGTTTTAATGGATGAACCGACAGCGCATTTAGATATTGAAACAGAATACGAATTGAAAAAACCAATGCTCGACTTATTTGAGAATCGACTTGTCTTTTTCGCAACACATCGCTTGCACTGGATGCTTGAAATGGACCGGATTATCGTTTTAGACCACGGGGCTGTGGTTGAAACTGGAACGCATGAAGAATTACTGGCGCGTAAAGGTTTCTATTACAATTTAGTCAAAGCCCAATTGGAGGAAGTATGATGCGGAAAAGTAGCTGGATTATCCCATATATTAAAGAAAACCGCGGCTTGTTTTTACTTGTCATCTTCCTTGGAACGCTTACTTTTGCTTCGGCGGGGGCGCTTATGTTCACGTCAGGACATTTGATTTCAAAGTCGTCCTTGATGCCGGAATCAATTATGGCTGTTTACATTTCGACCGTTGGAGTACGGGCTTTTGGGATTATGCGCTCGGTTTCGCGCTATGTAGAACGACTTTCGAGCCACTCCCTTGTCCTTAGGATTCTCGAAAAAATGCGTGTTCGCTTGTATCGTTTACTCGAACCACAAGCCTTACTACTAAAATCACGCTATAAAACTGGCGACATTCTTGGTTTGCTCGCTGGTGATATTGAACATTTGCAAAATTTCTATTTAACAACGATGCTACCGGCGATTGTGAGCCTTGTGCTTTATGCCGGAGTAGTTATCGCACTCGGAGCATTTTCTATTCCGTTTGCCGCACTCTTCGTGCTCTTAATCGGCTTGCTCGTACTTGTTTTACCATGGGTCTCGCTTTTATATGCTCGCGGGAAGAATGCTTATTTAAAACAAGGCCGAAATAGTCTCTATCAAAAATTCACCGATGCTGTTTTTGGAATTAGCGATTGGAAATTTAGCGGACGTGAAAAAACATTTATTTCAAACTACGAAAAAGACGAGGCGGACATGCTTCGAACAGAAAATAAACAGTTTCACTTTGTTAATTGGCGCGATTTCTTTAGCCAGTTAGTCGTTGGTTTTATGGTTATCGTGATGGTTTATTGGAGCACCGCAGAGTCACGTGATGGCGCGTTTTCGGGCACGATGATTGCGGCTTTTGTTTTGGCGATAATGGCGCTGGCAGAAGCATTTGTACCAGTTTCAAGTGCAATCAGTGACAAATCGCTGTACCAAGATTCACTAGCCCGCCTAGACAAAATAGAAGATCCAACAATGCCAACTTTTGAAGAAGAAACGAAGGAAATCGAGCGAATTAACACAGAAAATGTTGTTTTAAAAGCTGAAAACCTAACTTTCGCATATGATAAAAAGTCACCAGAAATCTTAAACGGTTTTGATTTCACGTTACAACAAGGCGAAAAAGTAGCGATTATCGGTCGAAGTGGTACCGGAAAATCGACTTTTCTTAAATTAGTTCAAGGCGCACTACTTCCAACAGCCGGAAAAGTAACAATGAACGGCGTTGAGGTAGAAAACTTGCGACCACAAATTCCTGAATTAACCTCGATGCTCAACCAAAAAGCGCACCTTTTCAGCACGACTGTCCTAAACAACATTCGGCTGGGAAATCAAGATGCGACGGACGAAGAAGTATACGAAGCCGCGAAAAAAGTGCAACTACACGATTT containing:
- a CDS encoding LXG domain-containing protein — encoded protein: MGLIYSSSDSEKLMQALSKNLASSKEVISQLKGGSQKIIRAVDGRTLSGTAYTAGKGLFTDIILPLIAKVTSACDTLEQELHKYKTADSIVSSEGFLNEDNLQEQIETKKDLQKSIDRTAMLMNIMMKTSIIATLSDTASEHIRELNQMSDSLQQDIYELQRKIERLYEFDAQTKGLFKNSLDEMKLAMQGVLVLNNTTVNSDGTYQLPAGVDKSWFTELKSEEQQQEMEENEKKIAIKELNELFEKNPAMAIEKIKNNDRLFGYVIGALDKFPEGIQNAALGIFIAQESWNKLPKDVATKVLNSSKFASYLSNAPLPTQAIAYKGLIKLNEKGWSVLAPIGYATKILSKTSEGAKLIAGSKVGLDLFKKLKPVSEFVKAHPVAKESIGYAGDGLSVIAYAYDEFTNPESPAYGDESKAVYGGINLFMINVGPLEGVQYGGPVGAVAGTFNTLWQFGKYNLINYFPKISPGGKDSFGWNKEKDKRTWLDKQYEKYGKHETIPINKEYRTGVQPQGGSPNFNPNDNKNQETNTGIDANKSPYENWGIK
- the tadA gene encoding tRNA adenosine(34) deaminase TadA — its product is MERAFFMQQALEEAEKAREIGEVPIGAVVVLDGEIIGRAHNLRETSQNAVTHAELLAIQDACKHQNSWRLSGAELYVTLEPCPMCSGAILLSRIEKVYYGAKDPKAGTAGSLMNLLQDDRFNHTCEVEAGLMEAESSEMLKSFFQELRKRNKLNRS
- a CDS encoding cytochrome ubiquinol oxidase subunit I, which codes for MDKLFLARFQFASTTIFHFLFVPLSIGLVFMVALMETLYVVKGKEIYKKMSKFWGHIFLINFAVGVVTGIIQEFQFGMNWSDYSRFVGDVFGAPLAIEALLAFFMESTFIGLWIFGWDKLSKKLHLACIWLVSIGTIMSSFWILAANSFMQHPVGFEFKNGRAEMNDFLQLITNGQLLVEFPHVIFGAFATGAFFIAGVSAYKMLKKQDVAFFKRSFQIAMVMAVIGGFGVAFSGHSQAQYLVKTQPMKMAATEGIWEDTADPAPWTMIAKINPEEKKNEWEVNVPYALSFLSYGTLTGSVEGMNTLQKQYEEKYGEGDYIPPVKTAFWSFRIMVGAGMLMILFALIGIVLAWKKKLVNAKWYLRLMIPMIGFPFLANSMGWIMTEIGRQPWVVFGYMKTADAVSPNVSAGQILFSIIAFSTIYTILAILLVYLFIREIKKGPDGHKPEKAEISVDPFDKGDESFVTK
- the cydD gene encoding thiol reductant ABC exporter subunit CydD — its product is MGKDLRNYKGIKKIMAILAVFTLVQGAAIIVMAITLARAITDLFHEQPFQSVTIQIGLFAGAYFLRHFLNVWKKQIVYRYAAKLAKTMREELLDSLFALGPRFARAEGTGKVVTMVMEGVADFRNYLELFLPKMMNMAIIPAMIWVYIAFQDWTSAFILMITLPILIVFMIILGLAAKKQADSQFETYRVLSNHFVDSLKGLETLRYLGLSHDHEGKIASVSSRYRKATMKTLRVAFMSSFALDFFTMLSIALVALFLGLGLIDGNMNLPIALSVLILAPEYFLPVREVGSDYHATLDGQEAGRVIQGIIDQAKADKPEMAALPLTTFAENTEFSFENVTVKHGADDADSLHEASFTVKGFEKIGIIGATGAGKSTLIDVLSGFLAPTSGDFRWNGESGAALASNDWQTQVTYIPQHPYLFHDTIAGNIRFYHPDASAKEMEKAAESAGLNKLVAGLEDGYDTLVGEAGRMLSGGQEQRVALARAFLTDRPVVLMDEPTAHLDIETEYELKKPMLDLFENRLVFFATHRLHWMLEMDRIIVLDHGAVVETGTHEELLARKGFYYNLVKAQLEEV
- the cydB gene encoding cytochrome d ubiquinol oxidase subunit II; the encoded protein is MSLNELWFLLVAILFIGFFFLEGFDFGVGMSTRFMARNALERRVLVNTIGPFWDANEVWLLTAGGAIFAAFPNWYATMFSGYYIPLVFLLLALIGRGVSFEFRGQKDSALWVKTWDWVIFFGSILPPFLFGVLFASLIQGMPINSDMDMYAGFFDYITVFSVWGGVTITLMCLLHGLLFITLRTEEDIQDRARRMAKRVWFITVPALVIFVVLAYFNTDMFQVRPVLVPLMIGIVVVMYVLSALFIWKDRDILAFTFGGLGIVFTIATIFVSLFPRVMISSINSAFDLTIENAASGQYSLSVMTIVAVTLLPFVLGYQIWSYYVFRKRVSSKEKMTY
- the cydC gene encoding thiol reductant ABC exporter subunit CydC, with the translated sequence MRKSSWIIPYIKENRGLFLLVIFLGTLTFASAGALMFTSGHLISKSSLMPESIMAVYISTVGVRAFGIMRSVSRYVERLSSHSLVLRILEKMRVRLYRLLEPQALLLKSRYKTGDILGLLAGDIEHLQNFYLTTMLPAIVSLVLYAGVVIALGAFSIPFAALFVLLIGLLVLVLPWVSLLYARGKNAYLKQGRNSLYQKFTDAVFGISDWKFSGREKTFISNYEKDEADMLRTENKQFHFVNWRDFFSQLVVGFMVIVMVYWSTAESRDGAFSGTMIAAFVLAIMALAEAFVPVSSAISDKSLYQDSLARLDKIEDPTMPTFEEETKEIERINTENVVLKAENLTFAYDKKSPEILNGFDFTLQQGEKVAIIGRSGTGKSTFLKLVQGALLPTAGKVTMNGVEVENLRPQIPELTSMLNQKAHLFSTTVLNNIRLGNQDATDEEVYEAAKKVQLHDFIMSMPDGYHTQMSEMGERFSGGERGRIALARILLQNTPIVILDEPTVGLDPITERDLLATIFETLADKSLIWVTHHLVGAEKMDRVLFLEEGKTLMEGPHAELMAEEPRYKRLYQLDRPIEL
- the mbcS gene encoding acyl-CoA synthetase MbcS is translated as MNSENLIAPELYNITDEIAKFSSEKTALIWKNELNETKTWSYRHLLEQANKFANVVKDAGIKKGDHVIVMTPRLLETYAIYMGLWKAGAIIIPASELLKAHDLEYRIHHANVKAIVSYNGMTAEFDKIESIPSVSKKIIVGDKLSGWDHYETLMDAASTEFERVETSRDDACLLAFTSGTTGNPKGVVHIHGWGYAHIRIAADHWLDIHEDDIVWATAGPGWQKWVWSPFLSVLGKGATGFIYNGRFIPEKQLHLLEEEKINVLCCTPTEYRLMAKVNNLREHDLSALRSAVSAGEPLNREVIQVFQDNFDVKVRDGYGQTESTLLIGTLVDTPIRPGSMGKPIMPEYMAIIDADGNPVGVGEIGDIAMRRDFPALFKEYYKEPERLQKAIRGDYFVSGDRAIRDEDNYYWFQGRNDDIIISSGYTIGPFEVEDALTHHPAVKEVAVVASPDEIRGTVVKAFIVVKDGYEGTDELVHELQTFTKEQTAPYKYPRRIEFVEALPKTDSGKIRRVELRDAEFASVHG